In one Lolium rigidum isolate FL_2022 chromosome 3, APGP_CSIRO_Lrig_0.1, whole genome shotgun sequence genomic region, the following are encoded:
- the LOC124698981 gene encoding alkylated DNA repair protein ALKBH8 homolog: MSMSPFVLFAEGWFSDASNQAMRFGDLPPWAVELSALVRECICIGDVDVGISPGWTNEDEDACPLPSDLLWREPLFDQLIANRYKPGEGICAHVDLMRFDDGIAIVSLESACVMNFSRECASYDTQNTQKHGESESTNVPVYLNPGSLVVLSGDARYHWKHEINRKPGAQLWNGRELEQHRRTSVTLRKLKASPN; the protein is encoded by the exons ATGTCGATGTCCCCATTTGTGTTATTTGCAGAAGGATGGTTTAGTGATGCAAGCAACCAA GCAATGAGATTTGGTGATCTCCCTCCATGGGCTGTTGAACTTTCTGCGCTTGTTCGCGAATGTATTTGCATTGGTGATGTTGATGTTGGCATCAGCCCAGGGTGGACGAACGAGGATGAAGATGCATGTCCTCTGCCATCAGATTTGCTATGGAGGGAACCGCTTTTTGATCAACTGATTGCAAACAGATACAAGCCAGGTGAG GGTATCTGTGCTCATGTTGATCTGATGCGCTTCGACGACGGGATTGCAATAGTCTCTCTTGAGTCCGCCTGCGTGATGAACTTCAGTCGAGAATGCGCTTCCTATGATACACAGAATACACAGAAGCACGGGGAGAGTGAATCGACCAATGTCCCTGTCTACCTGAACCCAGGTTCACTTGTAGTACTGTCAGGCGATGCACGGTATCACTGGAAGCACGAGATAAACCGCAAGCCAGGTGCTCAACTCTGGAATGGGAGAGAGCTTGAACAGCATAGAAGAACTTCAGTTACTCTGAGGAAACTTAAGGCTTCTCCCAACTAA
- the LOC124698982 gene encoding protein DJ-1 homolog A-like yields MAAVAPAPEDLAVEAACKVKLVPAGVERDEQQGGCCCCASSLARRAVSWGRQLLSRAVVGSEPKRVLVAVAAGTEPLEAAAPADILERAGASVTVATVGDIVVEAAHGVRFVADGRVADLEGEEFDLIVLPGGMVGSVNLRDCKELEKMVKKHVQKGRLYGAIGAAPAVALANWGMLKGFKATCYPPLLGRFGNEVIAVDSRVVTDRNLVTSQGLGTAIEFALTLVEQLYGEDKMEEVAGPLYVRPQQGIDYTIKEYNQIQWKCAGTPKVLVPVANGSEEMEALNLIDVLRRAGAHVTIGSVEDTLQIVTRHHKFNLIADVMMEQAAEMEFDLIVMPGGIPGAMKFTSTEELVALLKKQAEAGKPYGAICASPGYVLEPHGLLKGKKATSFPPVAYLLRDQSACEYRVVVDGNLITSKAPGSATEFALAIVDKLFGREKAVSVAKELVFM; encoded by the exons ATGGCCGCCGTCGCCCCAGCACCAGAGGACCTCGCCGTGGAGGCAGCCTGCAAGGTCAAGCTCGTGCCGGCCGGCGTGGAACGCGACGAG CAGCAGGGGGGTTGTTGCTGCTGTGCTTCCTCTCTGGCGAGGCGGGCAGTGTCCTGGGGCAGGCAGCTCCTCTCCCGCGCCGTCGTCGGCAGCGAGCCGAAGCGTGTGCTCGTGGCGGTGGCAGCCGGCACGGAGCCGCTGGAGGCGGCTGCCCCTGCCGACATTCTTGAACGCGCCGGCGCAAGTGTCACGGTGGCCACCGTCGGCGACATCGTCGTGGAGGCCGCTCACGGGGTCAGGTTCGTCGCGGACGGCAGGGTCGCCGACCTGGAAGGCGAGGAATTCGACCTCATCGTCCTACCA GGAGGAATGGTAGGATCAGTTAATCTTAGAGACTGCAAGGAGCTCGAGAAGATGGTCAAGAAGCATGTACAGAAGGGGCGCCTCTACGGTGCCATCGGCGCCGCTCCGGCGGTGGCGCTGGCCAACTGGGGCATGCTCAAAGGCTTCAAG GCGACTTGCTATCCGCCATTGTTGGGCAGGTTCGGCAATGAAGTGATCGCCGTGGACTCGAGGGTGGTGACGGACAGGAACCTGGTGACCAGCCAGGGTCTCGGGACGGCGATCGAGTTCGCACTCACCTTGGTGGAACAGCTCTACGGAGAAGACAAGATGGAGGAGGTTGCTGGACCTTTG TATGTGCGCCCCCAGCAAGGAATTGACTATACCATCAAAGAGTACAATCAGATACAATGGAAATGCGCCGGCACACCTAAG GTTCTCGTACCAGTTGCCAATGGCTCGGAGGAGATGGAGGCTCTCAACCTGATCGACGTGTTGCGCAGAGCAGGGGCACATGTTACTATCGGATCGGTCGAGGATACGCTGCAGATCGTGACCCGTCACCACAAGTTCAATCTCATAGCTGATGTGATGATGGAACAAGCAGCTGAAATGGAGTTCGATCTGATCGTCATGCCG GGTGGTATTCCTGGGGCTATGAAGTTTACCAGTACAGAGGAACTTGTTGCTTTGCTGAAGAAACAGGCAGAAGCTGGTAAACCCTACGGCGCAATATGCGCTTCCCCTGGTTACGTCCTCGAGCCCCACGGTTTGCTCAAG GGTAAGAAGGCAACATCATTTCCACCGGTGGCGTACCTGCTTAGAGACCAGAGCGCGTGCGAATACAGGGTCGTCGTCGACGGTAACCTCATCACTAGTAAAGCGCCAGGTAGCGCGACAGAGTTCGCCCTGGCCATTGTTGACAAGCTATTCGGCCGAGAGAAGGCGGTCTCTGTAGCCAAGGAGTTGGTTTTTATGTGA